Proteins encoded by one window of Corynebacterium amycolatum:
- the ppk2 gene encoding polyphosphate kinase 2 has translation MNNDDVQRPPKLDKKAYEAELKKLQAELVEMQQWVVETGARIVIVMEGRDAAGKGSAIKRITQYLNPRTCRIEALPAPTSREQGQWYFQRYVEKLPTAGEIVIFDRSWYNRAGVERVMGFCTSQEYRRFLHQAPIFERLLVEDGIILRKYWFSVSDEEQVARFKSRREDPLRRWKLSPMDLESITRWEDYSRAKDEMFIHTDIPSAPWFTVESEDKKRSRINVINHLLTTIPYEHIQRDVPEIPERPESEGSYERPPRTEFRYVPDVAAKLEADRVKGAGKSDKKGKKHKKHKKDKKSKKK, from the coding sequence ATGAATAATGACGACGTCCAGCGCCCACCGAAGCTCGACAAGAAGGCTTATGAGGCCGAGCTCAAAAAGCTCCAGGCAGAGCTCGTCGAAATGCAGCAGTGGGTGGTAGAAACCGGTGCCCGAATTGTCATCGTGATGGAGGGGCGTGACGCTGCCGGCAAGGGGTCGGCTATTAAGCGCATCACGCAGTACCTGAACCCCCGTACCTGTCGCATTGAGGCTCTGCCGGCTCCGACGAGCCGTGAGCAGGGGCAGTGGTACTTCCAGCGTTATGTCGAAAAGTTGCCGACTGCTGGTGAGATCGTGATTTTCGACCGCTCCTGGTACAACCGCGCCGGCGTTGAGCGCGTCATGGGCTTCTGTACCTCGCAGGAGTACCGTCGCTTCCTGCACCAGGCTCCAATCTTCGAGCGTCTGCTGGTTGAAGACGGCATTATCCTGCGCAAATACTGGTTCTCCGTGTCGGACGAGGAGCAGGTTGCTCGCTTCAAGTCCCGTCGTGAAGATCCGCTGCGCCGCTGGAAGCTCTCGCCGATGGACCTGGAGTCCATCACTCGCTGGGAGGACTACTCCCGCGCTAAGGATGAGATGTTCATCCACACCGATATCCCGTCCGCACCGTGGTTCACGGTTGAGTCCGAGGACAAGAAGCGCTCGCGTATCAATGTCATCAACCACCTGCTGACCACCATTCCGTACGAGCACATTCAGCGGGATGTTCCGGAAATTCCGGAGCGTCCGGAGTCTGAGGGGAGCTACGAGCGTCCGCCGCGTACTGAATTCCGCTATGTGCCGGACGTTGCCGCGAAGCTCGAAGCTGACCGTGTGAAGGGTGCAGGCAAGTCCGATAAGAAGGGCAAGAAGCATAAGAAGCATAAGAAGGACAAGAAGAGCAAGAAGAAGTAG
- the ftsE gene encoding cell division ATP-binding protein FtsE — protein MITFDGVTKSYSTSSRPALDDVSVHIDKGEFVFLIGPSGSGKSTFLRLMVREEKVDSGKLTVADQDLTKISRRNIPKLRQKVGYVFQDFRLLQKKTVYENVAFALQVIGKPKAKIDKAVPETLEMVGLSGKENRYPHELSGGEQQRVAIARAFVNRPLILLADEPTGNLDPSTSGDIMLLLDRINRMGTTVIVSTHDNDAVDSMRRRVLELELGRLVRDDATGVYGLNN, from the coding sequence ATGATCACTTTCGACGGGGTTACCAAGTCCTACTCGACTTCTAGCCGACCAGCTCTCGACGATGTTTCAGTCCACATAGATAAAGGTGAGTTTGTCTTTCTTATTGGACCGTCGGGCTCTGGTAAGTCGACATTCCTGCGCCTTATGGTGCGTGAAGAGAAAGTGGATTCAGGAAAACTGACGGTTGCAGACCAGGATTTGACTAAGATCTCTCGCCGCAACATCCCGAAATTGCGTCAAAAGGTGGGGTACGTCTTCCAGGACTTCCGCCTGCTGCAAAAGAAGACCGTGTACGAAAATGTCGCGTTCGCATTGCAGGTTATTGGCAAGCCGAAGGCGAAAATCGACAAAGCTGTTCCGGAAACGCTTGAAATGGTCGGGCTCTCGGGCAAGGAAAATCGCTACCCGCACGAGTTGTCGGGTGGTGAGCAGCAGCGCGTTGCCATTGCTCGCGCCTTCGTCAACCGCCCGCTCATCTTGCTTGCCGACGAGCCCACCGGCAACCTCGACCCAAGCACTTCCGGTGACATCATGCTCTTGCTTGACCGCATCAATCGCATGGGGACGACCGTTATCGTGTCGACTCACGACAACGATGCCGTCGACTCCATGCGTCGCCGCGTGTTGGAGCTGGAGCTGGGGCGTCTCGTGCGTGACGACGCCACGGGTGTTTACGGCCTGAACAATTAA
- a CDS encoding YwiC-like family protein, with protein sequence MSQKPRQPRPSRPARRSHHKRSAGWVPDQHGAWFMVTIPPLTALALNPTWTGLSVTATWLLGYFAFFAVSVWLRSRRQRRHLAPAATYTALTAVAGCITLLADVSLLTWVALIAPLAAIAIWETYRRRPRSLLSGISTVLAASLMVPIIAGPTPKAWAIAAIYAGYFVGTVPYVKTMIRKRGSRQWLIGSVTYHALITAAAIIGWILLRDRNLISIGVPIVAIGLLIRSFAMPISGARRAKPWTPKQVGILDAVFGLAVVLAAW encoded by the coding sequence ATGAGCCAAAAGCCCCGCCAGCCACGTCCTTCCCGCCCCGCCCGCCGCTCCCACCACAAGCGCTCCGCTGGCTGGGTTCCGGACCAGCACGGCGCTTGGTTCATGGTCACCATTCCCCCGCTGACTGCACTCGCGCTCAACCCCACATGGACAGGACTCTCGGTCACCGCGACCTGGCTGCTCGGCTACTTCGCGTTCTTCGCCGTCAGCGTCTGGCTCCGCTCTCGTCGCCAACGCCGCCATCTGGCACCCGCCGCCACATACACCGCGCTCACCGCCGTCGCTGGCTGCATCACTCTGCTTGCCGACGTTTCCCTTCTCACCTGGGTCGCCCTCATCGCCCCTCTTGCCGCTATCGCTATTTGGGAAACCTACCGCCGCCGACCGCGCTCACTTCTCTCTGGTATCTCCACTGTTCTAGCCGCCAGCCTCATGGTGCCCATTATCGCCGGGCCAACCCCGAAAGCCTGGGCAATTGCGGCTATCTACGCTGGATATTTCGTCGGCACCGTGCCCTATGTGAAAACAATGATTCGCAAACGCGGCAGCCGACAGTGGCTCATTGGCTCGGTCACCTACCACGCCCTCATTACCGCTGCGGCCATCATCGGGTGGATCCTGCTCCGCGACCGGAATCTCATCAGCATCGGTGTGCCCATTGTCGCCATTGGGCTTCTCATCAGGTCTTTTGCCATGCCAATCTCCGGTGCTCGCCGCGCTAAGCCGTGGACACCCAAACAGGTCGGAATTCTCGATGCTGTCTTTGGGCTCGCCGTGGTCCTGGCCGCATGGTAA
- a CDS encoding FUSC family protein, which translates to MSQTVELPPQPSAWQLFTAFHSRAQRWPGALRAALALFLPGAVALLTGHGSEMLLIAAGGCVVIYGEGHPYRSRLRVMAIAGLCLVAGVMSGSFVGSVVHSEIASGDSNLWLLLIALFTTTLATAGAFIQNALRLPPPGSFFIVMVSGGTTMVARLGFNPVETAMWATVGVLSAIVIGMAPRLWNPHGPEMAAVQSLESAIEAMEKSDSTSFAVHHQAQTALTDAWESLADAGIIRGSKIVKPSHTELVNRVIAAHQRLIAIRGRLGVHGSAVDIVDTPNLIDETQTTIPLARPSVSYRVFRSFERYSHASMTATKVAITGGLAGLISVLVGLDRPDWAVVSALMTLQWGPDRTAGSIRGIHRMVGSIIGIFLYALLFSFGLDSWTLLIALAACQFGAEILVVKNYALTTIVTTPLALLLGGNVAGELAPIVTDRVLEVGIACALALAVLHFWPTESIEKHYLRHIPRCYRQMGALLGALLTGTPNQALDIRRDLQYELLSERQAISSLATNDPKIAAPHWDGHRRIRTAGYLLLDYCRTHPDIRPSHEEISKLAEVVQAAKSEEY; encoded by the coding sequence TTGAGCCAAACGGTTGAGCTTCCTCCGCAACCAAGTGCATGGCAGCTTTTTACTGCCTTCCACTCCCGTGCGCAGAGATGGCCCGGTGCCCTCCGCGCAGCACTCGCGCTATTCCTGCCGGGTGCCGTGGCACTTCTCACCGGCCATGGCTCGGAGATGCTCCTTATCGCCGCTGGTGGTTGCGTGGTCATCTATGGCGAAGGCCACCCCTACCGCAGTCGCCTGCGCGTGATGGCCATCGCCGGACTGTGCCTGGTCGCCGGCGTTATGTCCGGCAGTTTTGTTGGATCAGTGGTCCACAGTGAGATCGCTTCCGGCGACAGTAATCTATGGCTGCTGCTCATCGCACTTTTTACCACGACGCTGGCTACCGCCGGCGCCTTTATCCAAAACGCACTGCGCCTGCCACCACCAGGTTCATTCTTCATTGTGATGGTCTCAGGCGGTACCACAATGGTCGCCCGCCTTGGCTTCAACCCGGTTGAAACCGCCATGTGGGCTACCGTTGGTGTGCTTTCGGCGATAGTCATCGGCATGGCACCGCGGTTATGGAATCCGCACGGCCCCGAGATGGCGGCCGTCCAATCCCTTGAATCAGCCATCGAGGCGATGGAAAAATCAGACTCGACATCGTTCGCCGTTCATCACCAGGCGCAAACTGCACTCACCGACGCATGGGAATCGCTTGCCGACGCAGGCATCATCCGTGGCAGCAAAATCGTCAAGCCCTCCCATACGGAACTGGTCAACCGTGTCATCGCTGCTCATCAGCGACTGATTGCTATCCGCGGCCGCTTGGGCGTGCACGGCAGCGCTGTGGACATCGTGGACACACCTAACCTTATCGACGAGACACAGACAACCATTCCACTCGCTCGGCCAAGCGTAAGCTACCGAGTCTTCCGCTCTTTCGAGCGCTATTCTCACGCGTCGATGACTGCGACAAAGGTGGCTATTACTGGCGGCTTAGCTGGTCTCATCAGCGTGCTAGTCGGTCTTGACCGGCCTGACTGGGCGGTGGTCAGCGCATTGATGACTCTACAGTGGGGCCCCGACCGCACCGCCGGTTCGATTCGAGGAATTCACCGCATGGTGGGCTCGATTATCGGCATTTTCCTCTATGCGCTGCTCTTTTCCTTTGGCCTGGACAGCTGGACGCTACTTATCGCGCTTGCAGCCTGCCAATTCGGCGCGGAGATTCTCGTGGTGAAGAACTATGCGCTGACGACGATCGTCACCACTCCGCTGGCGCTGCTGCTGGGCGGAAATGTCGCTGGCGAGCTCGCACCGATTGTGACCGATCGTGTTTTGGAAGTCGGTATCGCCTGCGCGCTGGCTCTCGCTGTCCTGCACTTCTGGCCGACCGAGAGCATTGAGAAGCACTACCTGCGTCATATTCCGCGCTGCTATCGACAGATGGGTGCTCTTCTCGGCGCGCTGCTAACCGGCACTCCGAATCAGGCACTCGATATTCGTCGCGATCTCCAGTACGAGCTGCTCAGCGAGCGCCAGGCCATCTCGTCTCTGGCCACCAACGACCCCAAAATCGCCGCTCCGCACTGGGATGGGCATCGTCGCATTCGCACGGCCGGTTACTTGCTGTTGGACTACTGCCGTACGCATCCAGATATTAGGCCTTCTCACGAAGAGATTTCCAAGCTCGCCGAAGTGGTTCAGGCAGCTAAGTCCGAGGAATACTAG
- a CDS encoding enoyl-CoA hydratase/isomerase family protein — translation MTATDNGSGTARTEVNEPKVLREVHGQSGHLRLNRPKALNSLDLDMVTEVVEGLRAWRDDDSVDHIVVSSGHPKAFCAGGDVRAVRQAVLDGVPEQGEKFFRDEYQMNAMIAEFAQSKPYIAIIDGIAMGGGLGVSMHGSHRIVTERASASMPEMAIGFVPDVGITYFSQHVNTQLGGPSPAIARFAGLTGYRLTAADMLWAGWATHAVPSAQLDEFVAALDRDGIDSALAEYALDVDSAEARELLGEAQLAEWSDCIEACFGADSWLEIERALNEVAEAGSCASSTVETFRDLLAPANPESLVAAVELYAANAGPEVTLQEALNREMKLGAYMRQHPNFAEGVRAVLVDKDRDATFKPASVQEVDVEGIRQHLS, via the coding sequence ATGACTGCTACTGATAACGGTTCTGGCACTGCACGCACCGAGGTCAATGAGCCAAAGGTGCTGCGAGAAGTCCACGGGCAATCAGGCCACCTTCGGCTGAACAGGCCGAAGGCGCTTAATTCGCTCGATTTGGATATGGTCACCGAGGTCGTCGAGGGGCTCCGCGCATGGCGTGACGACGACTCGGTGGATCACATTGTTGTTTCATCCGGTCACCCCAAGGCGTTTTGTGCCGGTGGTGACGTGCGCGCAGTTCGGCAGGCTGTGCTCGATGGTGTTCCGGAGCAGGGGGAGAAGTTCTTCCGGGACGAGTACCAGATGAACGCGATGATTGCGGAATTTGCGCAGTCCAAACCATATATCGCGATTATTGATGGCATCGCTATGGGCGGTGGCCTGGGAGTTTCCATGCACGGCTCCCACCGAATCGTGACTGAGCGAGCCAGCGCCTCCATGCCAGAAATGGCAATCGGCTTTGTGCCTGACGTGGGTATTACCTATTTTTCGCAGCATGTGAACACTCAGTTGGGAGGGCCTTCGCCGGCGATTGCTCGGTTTGCAGGACTGACCGGTTACCGCCTAACTGCGGCGGACATGCTGTGGGCTGGATGGGCAACGCATGCGGTGCCATCCGCGCAACTGGACGAGTTCGTCGCGGCACTGGACCGAGATGGAATTGATTCGGCGCTTGCGGAGTATGCGCTCGATGTGGACTCGGCTGAGGCTCGTGAACTGCTCGGTGAGGCGCAGCTGGCCGAGTGGAGCGATTGCATCGAGGCCTGCTTCGGCGCTGATAGCTGGTTGGAGATTGAGCGTGCTCTCAACGAAGTCGCAGAGGCTGGCTCCTGTGCGTCGTCAACAGTGGAGACCTTCCGCGATCTGCTGGCACCCGCCAACCCGGAGAGTCTCGTGGCGGCAGTGGAGCTCTATGCAGCGAACGCGGGTCCGGAGGTTACGCTGCAGGAGGCTCTGAACCGGGAGATGAAGCTCGGCGCTTACATGCGTCAGCACCCCAATTTTGCCGAAGGCGTGCGGGCGGTTTTGGTGGACAAGGACCGCGACGCCACCTTCAAGCCCGCCTCCGTTCAGGAGGTCGATGTCGAGGGGATTCGTCAGCACCTGAGCTAA
- the ftsX gene encoding permease-like cell division protein FtsX — protein sequence MKTRFVLGEAFSSLGRNITMTIAMIITTAVSLALLATGILVTEQTSRTKDLYLDRVEVQIELNEQISAEDQTCSSPECAEVVGKLEETDGVDSVTFRNRQQNFDHFVEMFKDSDPVLVENATPESLPAVVMVRLSDPTDVSPLDPIRELPQVDHVTDQHEEIGTAAQNLDSVRNATFLLAAVQAVAAVFLIANMVQIAAFSRRKEVEIMRMVGASRWFTQAPFVLEAVIASLIGGLLAIGALFLGKATVIDPALSNLYKAQLLAPLTNGDIGVVAPIVVIIGMVFAGLVAQVTLRFYSRD from the coding sequence ATGAAGACTCGCTTTGTCCTCGGTGAGGCTTTCTCCTCCTTGGGCCGAAACATCACGATGACCATCGCGATGATTATTACGACCGCGGTGTCGTTGGCGCTGCTTGCGACCGGCATCCTGGTTACTGAGCAGACCAGCCGCACGAAGGATCTCTATCTCGATCGCGTAGAAGTGCAGATCGAACTGAATGAACAAATCTCCGCCGAGGACCAAACTTGCTCCTCGCCGGAGTGTGCTGAGGTCGTCGGCAAGCTTGAAGAGACTGACGGCGTTGATTCGGTGACCTTCCGAAATCGTCAGCAAAACTTTGACCACTTCGTGGAGATGTTTAAGGATAGCGACCCCGTGCTCGTAGAAAATGCGACGCCGGAGTCGCTGCCTGCTGTCGTGATGGTGCGTCTGAGCGACCCGACCGATGTCAGCCCGCTGGATCCGATTCGGGAGCTGCCACAGGTCGACCACGTTACTGACCAGCATGAAGAGATCGGTACTGCAGCTCAGAACCTGGACTCGGTGCGAAATGCGACCTTCCTGCTGGCGGCGGTGCAGGCCGTTGCCGCTGTGTTCCTGATTGCGAACATGGTCCAGATTGCGGCGTTCTCGCGTCGTAAGGAAGTTGAGATTATGCGCATGGTCGGTGCCAGCCGCTGGTTCACACAGGCGCCGTTCGTCCTCGAGGCGGTGATTGCGTCGCTGATTGGTGGTCTGCTGGCCATCGGTGCGCTGTTCCTGGGTAAGGCGACGGTCATCGATCCGGCGCTGAGTAACCTGTACAAGGCACAGCTTCTGGCGCCGCTGACCAACGGCGATATTGGTGTGGTGGCGCCAATCGTGGTCATTATCGGCATGGTCTTTGCTGGGCTTGTTGCGCAGGTCACGCTGCGTTTTTACTCGCGTGACTAG
- the pnuC gene encoding nicotinamide riboside transporter PnuC has product MEYASDFLVGFLTAQLSVAGAPILIREIVGNLFGLACAFLGMKRKVWAWPVGIIGNALLFTVFLGGVFHTPQNLDLYGQAGRQVMFIVVSLYGWFSWVKSRNQSGDEVAIEPRWATVTERIGMIAVAIFATVICANVFEMLGSWGPWADAWIFVGSMLATWGMARGWNEFWLIWIAVDAVGVPLLLKGGYYPSAALYLFYGCFVIWGFVSWVRLEHQHDNNQQKSSETDQVPALAAAER; this is encoded by the coding sequence GTGGAATACGCGTCGGATTTTTTGGTGGGTTTCCTCACTGCACAGCTCAGTGTGGCGGGAGCACCAATCTTAATTCGAGAAATTGTTGGTAACCTCTTTGGCCTCGCGTGTGCCTTCCTAGGTATGAAACGCAAGGTATGGGCTTGGCCGGTCGGCATTATCGGAAATGCCTTGCTGTTTACCGTCTTCCTCGGCGGAGTTTTCCACACGCCGCAAAATCTTGATCTCTATGGCCAGGCTGGGCGTCAGGTCATGTTTATCGTCGTCAGTCTCTACGGGTGGTTCAGCTGGGTCAAGAGCCGCAATCAGAGCGGTGATGAGGTCGCAATTGAGCCGCGGTGGGCGACGGTAACGGAACGCATTGGGATGATTGCCGTGGCTATCTTCGCAACAGTGATCTGTGCCAATGTCTTTGAGATGCTGGGCTCGTGGGGGCCATGGGCCGATGCCTGGATTTTCGTCGGTTCGATGCTAGCGACCTGGGGCATGGCCCGCGGCTGGAACGAATTCTGGCTGATCTGGATTGCCGTTGACGCCGTGGGAGTGCCGTTGCTGCTCAAGGGTGGCTACTACCCGTCAGCAGCGCTGTACCTCTTCTACGGATGCTTCGTTATTTGGGGCTTTGTCTCCTGGGTTCGACTCGAGCACCAGCACGACAATAACCAGCAGAAGAGCTCCGAGACCGACCAAGTACCGGCTTTGGCAGCAGCCGAGCGGTAG
- a CDS encoding HNH endonuclease signature motif containing protein — MEATAPRFHHEISQTAPARLGIGRNRADLQLALACVPSSSTKDVEDYIAKIAPALGMSRGRTLQYIDIGMQLERLPRLKELLLKRAQLPLPHMRVIATALLPLDDASTVKYFEDHLLELITPRVDGEVLRGVRSLQQNIQRFINEVSPLLRPKNEYDPPITSFQKGIEQKAGESIKFELKDNLTEVTMELMPERAIEFQKVLEEITADQDCDFVEAFSHLLHGTAQVTATLNLYCPLTQDKPQEAWIGGLGWINKIATESWLDRVTSIRLLADEKTEKYSPTERQRTYVQGRDGTCRFPGCDVDATKCDIDHIQPYNHENPEEGGQTETPNLHCLCRRHHNLKTAGLWNVVRDIDGVEYWTSATDQSTEKAALISTETGPLSGHGRYSFDLRKTKKAQTLKEYNEQRLEHLRESQELTNQAREELGMNKNERNGEADEPTTPETPKAPEAPEDEPPF, encoded by the coding sequence ATGGAAGCAACAGCGCCACGCTTTCACCATGAGATTTCTCAAACAGCACCAGCACGTCTTGGAATTGGCCGTAATCGAGCTGATCTGCAGCTTGCCCTTGCTTGTGTTCCGTCTTCTTCAACAAAAGATGTCGAAGATTACATCGCCAAAATCGCTCCAGCTCTTGGCATGTCGCGCGGGAGAACACTCCAGTACATCGATATCGGGATGCAGCTAGAGCGGCTCCCGCGGTTGAAAGAGCTTCTGCTCAAACGCGCACAGCTACCGCTTCCCCACATGCGGGTCATTGCCACAGCCCTCCTCCCCTTGGATGACGCCTCTACTGTGAAATATTTCGAAGACCATCTCCTCGAACTGATCACGCCGCGAGTCGATGGTGAAGTTCTTCGCGGGGTTCGGAGTCTTCAACAGAATATTCAGCGATTTATTAATGAAGTCAGCCCGCTATTGCGCCCTAAAAATGAGTACGACCCGCCGATTACTTCGTTTCAAAAAGGCATCGAGCAAAAAGCTGGCGAATCTATAAAGTTCGAGTTAAAGGACAACCTCACTGAAGTCACCATGGAACTGATGCCTGAGCGGGCAATTGAGTTTCAGAAGGTCTTGGAAGAAATTACCGCTGATCAGGACTGCGACTTCGTCGAGGCTTTTTCACACCTTCTGCACGGGACTGCTCAGGTCACCGCCACGTTGAATCTGTACTGCCCACTTACTCAAGACAAGCCACAGGAGGCATGGATCGGCGGTCTGGGGTGGATCAACAAAATCGCCACTGAATCCTGGCTCGATCGAGTCACTAGCATCCGGCTACTAGCGGACGAGAAAACGGAAAAGTACTCGCCAACAGAGCGACAGCGTACTTACGTCCAAGGTAGAGACGGCACCTGCCGCTTTCCCGGATGCGATGTCGATGCAACGAAGTGCGACATCGACCACATTCAGCCGTATAACCACGAGAATCCCGAAGAAGGTGGCCAAACCGAAACGCCCAACCTCCATTGCCTATGCCGCCGGCACCACAATCTAAAAACGGCCGGTCTTTGGAATGTCGTGCGCGATATCGACGGCGTGGAGTACTGGACCTCCGCCACTGATCAAAGCACCGAAAAAGCTGCGCTTATCAGTACAGAAACAGGACCGCTCTCCGGCCACGGTCGCTACTCTTTCGACCTGCGCAAGACAAAGAAAGCACAGACACTCAAGGAATACAACGAGCAGAGGTTGGAACACCTCCGCGAATCACAGGAGCTGACAAATCAGGCTCGCGAAGAACTGGGAATGAACAAAAACGAGAGAAACGGAGAAGCCGACGAGCCCACCACACCGGAAACACCCAAGGCACCGGAAGCGCCCGAAGACGAACCGCCCTTCTAG
- a CDS encoding MinD/ParA family ATP-binding protein: MTSTKHAVTHAVSVSDLAASLNSRQAPQSGWRSWVHKATWGAISPRESSSARKQRELIERARQPIYGDYNIAVVSVKGGVGKTSTTMCLGATLASLRSDRIVAIDANPDFGTLGARVTAANPASIRDLLRAPDTDKYAQVRAYTSHTPSRLEVVGSDQNPTSTISLSDGEYCAALDILRRHYNVSLTDCGTGLTQPIAASILSAANCLVLVTTPALDGVKSAWTTLDWLSAHGFERLVSTTVVVVNELNKQGLSTETVHELFAQRCRAVQVIPYDPHIANGANIELDNLQPATTQSYLELAAMIADDFAPTTGRHSFV; the protein is encoded by the coding sequence ATGACTTCCACCAAACACGCAGTCACTCACGCAGTTTCCGTCTCAGACTTGGCGGCTAGCCTGAACTCGCGGCAGGCACCACAGTCGGGCTGGCGCAGCTGGGTTCATAAGGCTACCTGGGGCGCAATTTCGCCGCGGGAATCATCGTCGGCACGCAAGCAACGCGAGCTGATAGAGCGGGCGCGACAGCCTATCTACGGTGACTACAACATCGCTGTTGTCAGCGTGAAAGGTGGCGTCGGCAAAACGTCAACAACCATGTGCCTGGGCGCCACGCTTGCAAGCCTGCGCAGTGACCGAATCGTCGCAATCGACGCGAATCCGGACTTTGGCACCCTCGGTGCACGCGTCACCGCGGCCAATCCCGCATCAATTCGCGATCTGCTCCGAGCCCCGGATACGGACAAATATGCGCAGGTCCGCGCGTACACATCTCACACTCCATCGCGTCTGGAGGTTGTCGGCAGCGACCAAAACCCAACATCGACGATCTCGCTTTCCGACGGTGAATACTGCGCAGCCCTCGACATCCTTCGGCGTCATTACAATGTGAGCCTGACTGATTGCGGTACTGGCCTGACGCAGCCCATCGCCGCTTCGATTCTTTCTGCGGCCAATTGCCTGGTGCTGGTCACCACGCCCGCACTGGACGGCGTGAAAAGCGCCTGGACGACGTTGGATTGGCTTTCAGCGCACGGCTTCGAACGGCTGGTTTCTACCACTGTCGTGGTGGTCAACGAGCTAAATAAACAGGGGCTGTCCACAGAGACCGTGCACGAACTATTTGCCCAGCGCTGCCGCGCAGTGCAGGTCATCCCCTATGACCCGCACATTGCGAATGGTGCAAATATCGAGCTGGACAATCTCCAGCCCGCCACTACCCAGAGCTATCTCGAATTGGCGGCCATGATTGCCGATGATTTCGCGCCGACGACTGGCCGCCACAGCTTTGTCTAG